One part of the Eleginops maclovinus isolate JMC-PN-2008 ecotype Puerto Natales chromosome 14, JC_Emac_rtc_rv5, whole genome shotgun sequence genome encodes these proteins:
- the polr2a gene encoding DNA-directed RNA polymerase II subunit RPB1, with product MHGPPSGDSACPLRTIKRVQFGIISPDELKRMSVTEGGIKYPETTEGGRPKMGGLMDPRQGVIERSGRCQTCAGNMTECPGHFGHIELAKPVFHVGFVTKIIKVMRCVCFFCSKLLVDSTNPKIKDILIKSKGQPRKRLTHVYELCKGKNICEGGEEMDNKFGMEQQETEEDITKEKGHGGCGRYQPRIKRSGLELFAEWKHVNEDSQEKKILLSPERVHEIFKRISDEEDVILGMDPKFARPEWMIVTVLPVPPLAVRPAVVMQGSARNQDDLTHKLADIVKINNQLRRNEQSGAAAHVIAEDVKLLQFHVATMIDNELPGLPRAMQKSGRPLKSLKQRLKGKEGRVRGNLMGKRVDFSARTVITPDPMLQIDQVGVPRSIAANMTFPELVTPFNIDRLQELVRRGNSQYPGAKYIIRDNGDRIDLRFHPKPSDLHLQIGYRVERHMCDGDIVIFNRQPTLHKMSMMGHRVRILPWSTFRLNLSVTTPYNADFDGDEMNLHLPQSLETRAEIQELAMVPRMIVTPQSNRPVMGIVQDTLTAVRKFTKRDVFLERGEVMNLLMFLSTWDGKVPQPAILKPRPLWTGKQIFSLIIPGHINVIRTHSTHPDEEDSGPYKHISPGDTKVVVENGELIMGILCKKSLGTSAGSLVHISYLEMGHDITRLFYSNIQTVINNWLLIEGHSIGIGDSIADAKTYLDIQNTIKKAKQDVIEVIEKAHNNELEPTPGNTLRQTFENQVNRILNDARDKTGSSAQKSLSEYNNFKSMVVAGSKGSKINISQVIAVVGQQNVEGKRIPFGFKHRTLPHFIKDDYGPESRGFVENSYLAGLTPTEFFFHAMGGREGLIDTAVKTAETGYIQRRLIKSMESVMVKYDGTVRNSINQVVQLRYGEDGLAGENVEFQNVATLKPSHKAFEKKFKFDCTNERALRRMLQEDVVKDVMTNANVQSSLEKEYEKMKEDREVLRAIFPTGDSKVVLPCNLARMIWNAQKIFRINTRTPTDLNPLRVVEGLQDLSKKLVIVNGDDPLSRQAQQNATLLFNIHLRSTLCSKRMTEEFRLSTEAYDWLLGEIEAKFNHSIAHPGEMVGALAAQSLGEPATQMTLNTFHYAGVSAKNVTLGVPRLKELINISKRPKTPSLTVFLLGQAARDAERAKDILCRLEHTTLRKVTANTAIYYDPNPQNTVVAEDQEWVNVYYEMPDFDVTRISPWLLRIELDRKHMTDRKLTMEQIAEKINCGFGDDLNCIFNDDNAEKLVLRIRIMNSDENKFQEDEEVVDKMDDDVFLRCIESNMLTDMTLQGIDQISKVYMHLPQTDNKKKIIITEEGEFKALQEWILETDGVSLMRVLSEKDVDPVRTTSNDIVEIFTVLGIEAVRKALERELNHVISFDGSYVNYRHLSLLCDTMTSRGHLMAITRHGINRQDTGPLMKCSFEETVDVLMEASAHAESDPMKGVSENIMLGQLAPAGTGCFDLLLDAEKCKYGMEIPTNIPGISVAGPTGMFFGTSASPMSGMSPAMTPWNTGATPAYGAWSPSVGSGMTPGAAGFSPSAASDASGFSPGYSPAWSPTPGSPGSPGPASPYIPSPGGAMSPNYSPTSPAYEPRSPGGYTPQSPGYSPTSPSYSPTSPSYSPTSPNYSPTSPSYSPTSPSYSPTSPSYSPTSPSYSPTSPSYSPTSPSYSPTSPSYSPTSPSYSPTSPSYSPTSPSYSPTSPSYSPTSPSYSPTSPSYSPTSPSYSPTSPSYSPTSPSYSPTSPNYTPTSPSYSPTSPSYSPTSPSYSPTSPNYTPTSPNYSPTSPSYSPTSPSYSPSSPRYTPQSPTYTPSSPSYSPSSPSYSPTSPKYTPTSPSYSPSSPEYTPTSPKYSPTSPKYSPTSPKYSPTSPTYSPTTPKYSPTSPTYSPTSPTYTPTSPKYSPTSPTYSPTSPKYSPTSPTYSPTSPKGSTYSPTSPGYSPTSPTYSPAISPDDSDEENN from the exons ATGCATGGACCGCCCTCCGGCGACAGCGCATGCCCATTGCGCACGATCAAGAGAGTTCAATTCGGCATCATCAGCCCAGATGAGCTT AAACGGATGTCCGTTACGGAGGGGGGTATCAAATACCCCGAAACAACAGAAGGAGGACGTCCTAAAATGGGTGGCCTTATGGACCCGAGACAAGGGGTCATAGAAAGATCTGGGAGATGTCAGACATGTGCAG GCAACATGACAGAATGCCCTGGCCACTTCGGGCACATAGAACTGGCAAAGCCAGTCTTCCACGTCGGCTTTGTAACAAAGATTATAAAGGTTATGCGTTGTGTCTGCTTCTTTTGCTCAAAGCTTCTAGTGGATTCG ACGAATCCAAAGATCAAAGACATCCTAATAAAATCTAAAGGGCAGCCCAGAAAACGTTTGACACATGTGTACGAGCTGTGCAAAGGAAAAAACATctgtgaaggaggagaggagatggacAACAAGTTTGGAATGGAACAGCAGGAGACTGAGGAGGACATAACCAAGGAGAAG GGTCACGGGGGCTGTGGGCGCTACCAACCCCGCATCAAACGCTCTGGCTTGGAGCTGTTCGCAGAGTGGAAACACGTTAATGAGGATTCGCAGGAGAAGAAAATTCTGCTGAGCCCTGAGCGTGTCCACGAGATCTTCAAGCGCATCTCTGATGAAGAAGACGTCATCTTGGGCATGGACCCGAAGTTTGCCCGACCAGAGTGGATGATTGTAACTGTGTTACCTGTGCCTCCCCTGGCTGTCAGGCCTGCTGTAGTTATGCAGGGCTCTGCTCGAAACCAG GATGACTTGACCCACAAGCTGGCGGATATTGTCAAAATCAACAACCAGCTGAGAAGAAACGAGCAGAGTGGCGCAGCGGCTCACGTCATCGCTGAGGATGTCAAACTGCTCCAGTTTCACGTAGCCACCATGATCGACAACGAGCTGCCAGGCCTTCCAAGG GCAATGCAAAAGTCTGGCCGTCCTCTCAAATCCTTAAAGCAGCGTCTAAAGGGGAAGGAGGGGCGAGTCCGAGGTAACCTCATGGGTAAGCGAGTGGACTTCTCCGCCCGTACCGTCATCACGCCAGACCCCATGCTGCAAATCGACCAAGTGGGCGTGCCTCGATCTATCGCAGCCAACATGACCTTCCCTGAACTCGTCACACCCTTTAATATCGACAG ATTACAAGAGCTGGTGCGAAGAGGGAACAGCCAGTACCCAGGAGCCAAATACATCATCCGGGACAACGGAGACAGAATTGACCTTCGGTTTCACCCCAAACCAAGTGACCTTCACCTGCAGATCGGCTACAGG GTTGAAAGACACATGTGTGATGGCGACATCGTCATCTTCAACAGACAGCCTACACTACATAAAATGTCTATGATGGGGCACAGGGTCCGAATCCTGCCGTGGTCAACGTTTCGACTCAACCTCAg tGTAACCACCCCATACAATGCCGACTTTGACGGGGACGAGATGAACCTCCACCTGCCTCAGTCCCTGGAGACGAGGGCGGAGATCCAGGAGCTGGCCATGGTGCCGCGTATGATCGTCACACCCCAGTCCAACAGGCCCGTCATGGGTATCGTGCAGGACACCCTCACAGCCGTGCGCAAATTCACCAAACGAGATGTCTTCTTAGAGCGG GGGGAAGTGATGAACCTCCTCATGTTCCTTTCCACCTGGGATGGAAAAGTGCCTCAGCCGGCCATCCTGAAGCCCCGTCCTCTGTGGACCGGCAAGCAGATCTTCAGCTTAATCATTCCCGGACACATTAACGTGATCCGCACACACAGCACCCATCCCGACGAGGAAGACAGCGGCCCTTACAAGCACATCTCGCCCGGGGACACCAAG GTCGTAGTGGAGAACGGGGAGCTGATCATGGGCATCCTGTGTAAGAAATCCCTGGGAACCTCTGCCGGCTCCCTCGTCCACATCTCCTACCTGGAGATGGGCCACGACATCACCCGACTCTTCTACTCCAACATTCAGACTGTGATCAACAACTGGCTGCTCATTGAGG GTCATTCCATTGGTATTGGTGACTCCATTGCTGATGCCAAGACCTACCTCGACATCCAGAACACCATCAAGAAAGCCAAACAGGATGTGATAGAA GTCATCGAGAAAGCCCACAACAATGAACTGGAGCCGACCCCCGGTAACACTCTGAGGCAGACCTTTGAGAACCAGGTGAATCGTATCCTGAACGACGCTCGTGACAAAACAGGTTCTTCAGCCCAGAAGTCTCTGTCTGAGTATAACAACTTCAAGTCCATGGTGGTGGCCGGGTCCAAGGGCTCAAAGATTAACATCTCACAG GTTATCGCTGTGGTGGGGCAGCAGAACGTGGAGGGTAAGCGAATCCCCTTCGGCTTCAAACACCGCACGCTGCCTCACTTCATCAAGGATGATTACGGTCCTGAGAGCAGAGGCTTTGTGGAGAACTCCTACCTGGCCGGTCTCACTCCCACAGAGTTCTTCTTCCACGCCatgggaggaagagagggtCTTATCGACACAGCTGTCAAGACTGCTGAGACTG GTTACATCCAGCGTCGTCTGATCAAGTCCATGGAGTCGGTGATGGTGAAGTACGACGGCACCGTGCGCAACTCCATCAACCAGGTGGTTCAGCTGCGGTACGGAGAGGACGGCTTGGCAGGAGAGAACGTGGAGTTTCAGAATGTGGCCACGCTCAAACCCTCGCACAAGGCCTTTGAGAAGAA GTTTAAGTTCGATTGCACCAACGAGCGAGCGCTGAGGCGGATGCTGCAGGAGGACGTAGTCAAAGACGTGATGACCAATGCGAACGTGCAGAGCTCTTTGGAGAAGGAGTATGAGAAGATGAAGGAGGACAGGGAGGTCCTCCGAGCCATTTTCCCCACTGGGGACAGCAAG GTTGTGCTGCCATGCAACCTGGCCAGAATGATCTGGAACGCTCAGAAGATCTTCCGCATCAACACTCGGACCCCAACGGACCTCAACCCTCTTAGGGTGGTCGAGG GTCTTCAAGACTTGAGCAAAAAGCTGGTTATCGTGAACGGTGACGACCCGCTCAGCCGACAGGCCCAGCAGAACGCCACCCTGCTCTTCAACATCCACCTGCGCTCCACGCTCTGCTCCAAACGCATGACCGAGGAGTTCCGCCTTTCCACCGAAGCGTACGACTGGCTGCTGGGAGAGATCGAGGCCAAGTTCAACCATTCCATC GCCCACCCAGGTGAAATGGTCGGCGCTCTGGCTGCTCAGTCTCTGGGAGAGCCCGCCACTCAGATGACCCTGAACACTTTCCATTACGCCGGTGTGTCCGCCAAGAACGTAACACTCGGTGTGCCTCGTCTGAAGGAGTTGATCAACATCTCCAAGAGGCCCAAAACCCCCTCGCTGACGGTCTTCCTGCTGGGTCAGGCGGCTCGTGACGCTGAGAGGGCCAAGGACATCCTCTGTCGGCTGGAGCACACCACGCTGCGAAAG GTGACGGCCAACACCGCCATCTACTACGACCCCAACCCCCAGAACACGGTGGTGGCCGAGGACCAGGAGTGGGTGAACGTCTACTATGAGATGCCCGACTTTGACGTGACGCGCATCTCCCCGTGGCTGCTGCGCATCGAGCTCGACCGCAAGCACATGACCGACCGCAAGCTGACAATGGAGCAGATCGCAGAGAAGATCAACTGCG gTTTCGGAGATGACTTGAACTGCATCTTCAATGACGACAACGCTGAGAAGCTCGTCCTGCGAATCCGAATCATGAACAGCGACGAAAACAAGTTCCAAGAG GATGAGGAGGTGGTGGACAAAATGGACGATGATGTGTTCCTCAGGTGCATCGAGTCCAACATGCTGACTGACATGACCCTGCAAGGCATTGACCAGATCAGCAAg gTGTACATGCACTTGCCCCAGACGGACAACAAGAAGAAGATCATCATCACGGAGGAGGGTGAATTCAAGGCCCTGCAGGAGTGGATCCTGGAGACGGACGGTGTGAGCCTCATGAGGGTCCTCAGCGAGAAGGACGTGGATCCCGTCAGGACAACCTCCAACGACATCGTGGAGATCTTCACG GTCTTGGGAATTGAGGCGGTGCGGAAGGCTCTGGAGAGGGAGTTGAACCATGTCATCTCTTTTGACGGCTCCTACGTCAACTACCGTCACTTGTCCCTGCTTTGTGACACCATGACCTCCCGCGGTCACTTGATGGCCATCACGCGTCACGGCATCAACCGTCAAGACACAGGCCCGCTCATGAAGTGTTCCTTTGAGGAGACG gtggatgtgttgatggaggCGTCGGCTCACGCTGAGAGCGACCCCATGAAGGGTGTGTCGGAGAACATCATGCTCGGCCAGCTGGCCCCGGCCGGTACAGGATGCTTTGATTTGCTGTTGGATGCGGAGAAGTGTAAATACGGCATGGAGATCCCTACAAACATCCCCGGCATCAGCGTGGCTGGAC CCACTGGAATGTTCTTTGGAACGTCGGCGAGTCCCATGAGCGGTATGTCGCCTGCCATGACCCCGTGGAACACAGGAGCCACGCCTGCCTACGGAGCCTGGTCCCCCAGCGTCG gAAGCGGCATGACCCCCGGAGCAGCAGGTTTCTCTCCCAGCGCGGCATCAGACGCAAGTGGCTTCTCTCCGGGCTACTCCCCCGCCTGGTCTCCCACTCCTGGCTCTCCGGGATCCCCAGGACCCGCCAGCCCCTACATCCCATCTCCAG GTGGAGCCATGTCGCCCAACTACTCCCCCACCTCACCCGCCTACGAGCCTCGCTCCCCCGGAGGCTACACTCCCCAGAGCCCCGGCTACTCCCCAACCTCCCCCTCCTACTCCCCCACGTCTCCCTCTTATTCCCCGACCAGCCCCAACTACAGCCCCACGTCTCCCTCGTACTCTCCCACCTCCCCCAGTTACTCCCCAACCTCTCCGTCCTACTCTCCCACATCTCCCTCTTATTCCCCGACATCTCCCTCCTATTCCCCCACCTCCCCTTCTTACTCCCCTACATCCCCCTCCTACTCCCCCACCTCACCCAGCTACAGCCCAACGTCGCCGAGCTACAGCCCGACGTCACCCAGCTACTCCCCCACTTCACCTTCTTACTCCCCAACCTCTCCCTCTTATTCCCCAACCTCCCCATCTTACTCCCCCACCTCCCCATCTTACTCCCCCACCTCCCCTTCTTACTCGCCGACCAGCCCGAGCTACAGCCCGACATCACCCAACTACACACCAACCTCCCCCAGTtactcccccacctccccctctTACTCTCCAACGTCGCCCTCATACTCCCCGACCTCCCCCAACTACACCCCGACCAGCCCCAACtactcccccacctccccctcgTACTCCCCCACCTCTCCGTCCTACTCGCCCTCCAGTCCTCGCTACACCCCTCAGTCGCCCACCTACACCCCCAGCTCCCCCTCATACAGCCCAAGCTCCCCCTCCtactcccccacctcccccaaATACACCCCCACTTCCCCCTCGTACAGCCCCAGCTCCCCAGAGTACACCCCGACCTCTCCAAAGTACTCCCCCACCTCACCAAAGTACTCGCCGACGTCGCCGAAGTACTCGCCTACTTCGCCCACCTACTCCCCGACGACTCCAAAATACAGCCCCACCTCTCCCACTTACTCCCCTACCTCCCCCACGTACACCCCCACCAGCCCCAAGTACTCCCCGACATCGCCTACTTACTCCCCCACTTCCCCCAAGTACTCACCCACGTCTCCTACGTACTCGCCGACTAGTCCCAAAGGCTCCACGTACTCCCCCACCTCTCCGGGTTACAGCCCCACGTCGCCCACCTACAGCCCGGCCATCAGCCCCGACGACAGCGACGAGGAGAACAACTGA